One Vanessa atalanta chromosome 8, ilVanAtal1.2, whole genome shotgun sequence genomic window carries:
- the LOC125065834 gene encoding uncharacterized protein LOC125065834: protein MENVVIQNKIKILFEKISDPKYVMNNYYADHFFIKINSSDPDVTSLKTWPLLPDLVIEALSHMDKYHNTVKVFLTRILGVIAQGEVHFSKIFSKKGDEIAKSFNEINSQNMDSSLRVAYMEVALSLVNHNSGIDWLLGSGVWKEILSLCNENRTVFVVRQTYKFATLFLWKLNSIGNDVSIKEILAFILKPISNHDFMRIDSLTCEEEDVICKTLEPMFQILLAVVSYEDHIKTQSYIIDFLLKDFKMVTYCYVIVDRLRREDIILLITKFLFWMTIGKIFLVKPMALNVEYSREDLMELSVNYFNTIHFLIQRRCATLIFDFCNACNLIWGCIWNKPKPAMWELDGRKVELQKQLLVICLVPSVVYATYKRPSADKHDARVNDILAKIMDSSCEHTARTAYALRDLMMQLDIQSTTLQSVKRLTCLKDNLNNEQANLVFQTLFYVLQEYNPINDNGELKTEENDEDDQEKVLVMTYVLDSLLSLVKNYNINWQESLEILCLYSVVFKVLKRQNLTCKFVVTALNVITITVKKFLPPNLSLLLDAKPGSPMHELGKLIYMKMHDFHWEVRDSALELLYVCTDISFIKFPPFQKQIISNDLINVAMTMALNDHEYYVHVSALKCVGAASKVCPLWEHLKGQFPDIQEQLLSILSNNPEGIVRKEACSVLCEIYQNVKLNRNFKATLYDHMVSAALSDFHWEVQLTALKFWKIVIQSLLNDQGMLDGTFPPVTFSRETRKIVTLNQTEIQKRLMRILEELAAIGCLTVLLKLLHDETEVEIMDAAFTIATELLDILDRYKVPESLTPSENEPKNVNDLLNKIKLDNINVENCVVEESDNSEKAENVIESILKADDINLLANIYERHMSLQPNEPNKTSVNRTKFLRFASPFLFVSFIRSKDLKKIIEQKHNWKHGIKSLSSLLDDVLGIYEVNDEINSLDCY from the exons ATGTAACCTCTTTGAAAACATGGCCTTTATTGCCCGATTTAGTAATAGAAGCACTCAGTCACATGGATAAATACCATAATACGGTGAAGGTGTTTCTCACAAGAATTTTAGGTGTGATCGCACAAGGGGAGGTAcacttttctaaaatattttcaaaaaaaggtGACGAGATCGCCAAGTCGTTCAATGAGATAAATTCACAGAACATGGATTCAAGCTTGAGAGTAGCCTACATGGAAGTAGCTCTCTCTCTTGTTAATCATAATTCTGGTATCGATTGGCTCTTGGGAAGTGGGGTCTGGAAAGAAATACTCAGTCTGTGTAATGAAAATCGCACCGTTTTTGTTGTACGCCAAACCTATAAATTTGCAACTCTATTTCTCTGGAAATTAAACAGCATAGGAAACGATGTTAGTATCAAAGAGATACTGGCTTTCATTTTAAAACCGATTTCAAATCACGACTTTATGAGAATAGATTCCTTAACCTGTGAAGAAGAGGATGTTATTTGTAAGACACTCGAGCCAATGTTTCAAATACTGTTAGCGGTTGTGAGTTATGAAGATCATATCAAAACCCAAAGTTACATAATTGATTTTTTGCTGAAAGATTTCAAAATGGTAACATACTGCTACGTCATCGTGGATAGGTTACGGAGAGAAGACATCATTCTACTTATTACGAAATTTCTATTTTGGATGACTATAGggaaaatatttcttgtaaaacCCATGGCTCTCAACGTGGAATATAGTCGTGAAGATTTAATGGAACTCAGCGTCAACTATTTTAACACTATACATTTTCTAATTCAGCGTCGCTGTGCAACACTGATTTTTGATTTCTGCAATGCATGCAATTTGATATGGGGCTGTATTTGGAACAAACCAAAACCAGCGATGTGGGAGCTGGATGGTAGAAAAGTTGAATTACAGAAGCAACTGTTGGTGATTTGCCTCGTACCATCTGTAGTTTATGCAACTTATAAGAGACCATCGGCTGATAAACACGACGCTAGAGTTAACGATATTCTTGCGAAGATAATGGATTCATCTTGTGAACATACAGCACGAACTGCTTATGCCTTGAGAGATCTGATGATGCAGCTGGATATACAATCGACTACATTACAAAGTGTTAAGCGCTTGACTTGCTTAAaagataatttgaataatgaacAAGCAAATTTGGTATTCCAAACTCTATTCTACGTTTTGCAAGAGTATAATCCGATAAATGATAATGGAGAATTGAAGACTGAGGAAAATGATGAAGACGATCAAGAGAAAGTGCTCGTGATGACATACGTCTTGGACTCGTTGCTGTCGCTTGTTAAGAACTACAATATAAATTGGCAAGAGAGCCTCGAAATCCTATGTCTTTACAGCGTTGTTTTCAAAGTTTTGAAGCGACAGAATCTTACATGCAAG TTCGTAGTGACAGCATTAAACGTAATAACAATAACGGTTAAGAAGTTCCTCCCGCCAAACCTTTCTTTGCTGTTGGATGCAAAGCCTGGTTCGCCGATGCACGAGCTCGGGAAACTCATTTATATGAAGATGCACGACTTCCACTGGGAGGTGCGAGATTCAGCGCTTGAGCTGCTGTATGTCTGTACTGACATCTCATTCATAA agtTTCCTCCATTCCAAAAGCAAATTATCTCCAATGATCTAATAAACGTGGCGATGACGATGGCGCTGAACGACCACGAGTACTACGTGCACGTGTCCGCCCTCAAGTGCGTGGGCGCGGCCAGCAAGGTGTGCCCGCTGTGGGAACACCTCAAGGGGCAGTTCCCGGACATACAG GAGCAACTTCTATCAATACTTTCAAATAATCCGGAAGGCATCGTTCGCAAAGAAGCCTGCAGTGTTCTTTGTGAGATTTATCAGAATGTGAAATTAAACCGTAATTTTAAGGCTACCCTATATGATCATATGGTGTCTGCTGCGCTAAGCGACTTTCATTGGGAAGTTCAGTTGACTGCACTCAAATTCTGGAAGATTGTTATACAGTCGTTACTAAACGATCAAGGCATGCTTGATGGTACATTCCCTCCGGTGACATTCTCCAGAGAAACCCGGAAAATCGTCACATTAAATCAGACAGAAATCCAAAAACGTTTAATGAGAATCCTTGAAGAACTCGCGGCAATCGGATGCCTTACCGTTCTACTGAAATTGCTTCATGATGAGACCGAAGTGGAGATTATGGACGCCGCTTTTACAATAGCTACGGAACTATTAGATATCCTCGATAGATATAAAGTTCCAGAAAGTTTGACTCCTAGCGAGAACGAACCGAAAAATGTTAACGATTTgcttaataaaatcaaactgGATAACATTAATGTTGAAAATTGTGTCGTTGAAGAATCAGATAACTCTGAGAAAGCAGAAAATGTAATCGAAAGCATTTTAAAAGCCGACGACATCAATTTATTGGCAAATATATATGAAAGGCACATGAGTTTGCAGCCAAATGAACCAAACAAAACAAGTGTAAACCGGACGAAATTCCTAAGATTTGCAtcgccatttttatttgtttctttcaTAAGaagtaaagatttaaaaaaaattatcgaacaaaaacataattggAAGCATGGTATCAAAAGTCTTTCATCATTACTGGATGATGTTTTAGGTATATATGAAGTTAATGATGAGATTAACTCGTTAGATTGTTACTGA
- the LOC125065751 gene encoding 39S ribosomal protein L12, mitochondrial, giving the protein MNSIRLLRSLPSRQWRSFSRCTVLHQEVAEAINPLTIPPPEGVDKPVSAKIEKIVSEITTLNLLEVSELSQVLKKRLNLPDAPVMPMGGFAGMVAPPQEEEEATPKAVKTSFTVKMTKFDDKQKVALIKEVKSLLEGYNLVQAKKFVESVPTVVKADISKDEAEKLKEALTKVGAVIEID; this is encoded by the exons ATGAATAGCATCAGATTATTAAGATCACTTCCCTCACGTCAGTGGCGTTCATTCTCGCGATG CACCGTCCTACATCAAGAGGTGGCGGAAGCAATAAATCCTCTTACTATACCGCCTCCCGAAGGTGTAGACAAACCAGTCTCtgctaaaattgaaaaaatagtaTCAGAAATAACAACTCTAAACTTACTGGAAGTGTCAGAACTTAGTCAAGTTTTGAAGAAGAGGTTGAATCTTCCCGATGCACCAGTGATGCCAATGGGAGGTTTTGCTGGCATGGTAGCACCTCCACAAGAAGAGGAGGAAGCTACACCAAAGGCTGTGAAGACAAGCTTTACA GTTAAAATGACTAAATTCGATGACAAACAGAAGGTGGCACTGATCAAAGAAGTCAAGAGTCTTCTAGAAGGATACAATTTAGTGCAGGCCAAGAAGTTTGTGGAGAGTGTACCTACAGTTGTTAAGGCTGATATTTCTAAAGATGAAGCCGAAAAATTAAAAGAGGCTTTAACTAAAGTTGGTGCTGTTATAGAAATTGATTAG